Proteins encoded within one genomic window of Argiope bruennichi chromosome 7, qqArgBrue1.1, whole genome shotgun sequence:
- the LOC129974875 gene encoding techylectin-5A-like isoform X2 — protein sequence MGNCKRYGIMTEEWTSRTTLEDTDDKENECKCILYPRPIDCEEVLQNGNSMSGVYTIWPKSRILRCETIKVYCDFEIANEGWTVIQRRGNYGNGENLFSKSWESYKKGFGDLRKEFWLGNDNIYAIINQASYSVRFELQNENGSYAFALYDNFWIDDEKQKYKLHLEDFSGTAGDALKPHNEKEFYTKDQPGNSRPSKQHEGGWWYNVHPSTNLNALYRYGSDKPKSQDGIAWHTFGGSFTSLASTEIRIRATPF from the exons ATGGGAAACTGTAAAAG ATATGGCATTATGACAGAAGAATGGACTTCCCGCACGACACTGGAAGACACCGATGACAAGGAAAATGAGTGCAAAT gTATTTTGTACCCGAGACCAATTGACTGCGAAGAAGTGCTACAAAACGGCAACTCAATGAGTGGAGTGTATACCATATGGCCCAAAAGTAGAATCTTGAGATGTGAAACAATAAAAGTATATTGTGACTTTGAGATAGCTAATGAAGGGTGGACG gtTATACAAAGAAGAGGAAATTATGGAAATGGTGAAAATCTCTTTTCTAAAAGCTGGGAAAGTTACAAGAAAGGATTTGGTGATCTTCGGAAAGAATTCTGGCTAG GAAACGATAATATCTATGCTATAATTAATCAAGCATCATATTCCGTCCGATTTGAATTACAGAATGAAAATGGCTCTTATGCATTCGCTTTGTACGATAATTTTTGGATTGATGacgaaaaacaaaaatacaaactaCATCTTGAAGATTTCAGTGGTACTGCTG GTGATGCTCTAAAACCACACAACGagaaagaattttatacaaagGACCAACCAGGGAACTCTAGACCGTCTAAGCAGCATGAAGGCGGTTGGTGGTATAATGTGCATCCAAGTACAAATTTAAATGCTCTCTACAGATATGGCTCGGATAAGCCAAAGTCTCAAGATGGCATTGCATGGCATACATTTGGGGGAAGCTTCACATCTTTGGCCTCCACTGAAATTAGGATCAGAGCTACTCCGTTCTAA
- the LOC129974875 gene encoding techylectin-5A-like isoform X1, whose amino-acid sequence MGNCKRAKFQLFSLVLLIVSFRYGIMTEEWTSRTTLEDTDDKENECKCILYPRPIDCEEVLQNGNSMSGVYTIWPKSRILRCETIKVYCDFEIANEGWTVIQRRGNYGNGENLFSKSWESYKKGFGDLRKEFWLGNDNIYAIINQASYSVRFELQNENGSYAFALYDNFWIDDEKQKYKLHLEDFSGTAGDALKPHNEKEFYTKDQPGNSRPSKQHEGGWWYNVHPSTNLNALYRYGSDKPKSQDGIAWHTFGGSFTSLASTEIRIRATPF is encoded by the exons ATGGGAAACTGTAAAAG GGCAAAATTTCAGCTGTTCTCATTAGTTCTGCTAATTGTTTCATTCAGATATGGCATTATGACAGAAGAATGGACTTCCCGCACGACACTGGAAGACACCGATGACAAGGAAAATGAGTGCAAAT gTATTTTGTACCCGAGACCAATTGACTGCGAAGAAGTGCTACAAAACGGCAACTCAATGAGTGGAGTGTATACCATATGGCCCAAAAGTAGAATCTTGAGATGTGAAACAATAAAAGTATATTGTGACTTTGAGATAGCTAATGAAGGGTGGACG gtTATACAAAGAAGAGGAAATTATGGAAATGGTGAAAATCTCTTTTCTAAAAGCTGGGAAAGTTACAAGAAAGGATTTGGTGATCTTCGGAAAGAATTCTGGCTAG GAAACGATAATATCTATGCTATAATTAATCAAGCATCATATTCCGTCCGATTTGAATTACAGAATGAAAATGGCTCTTATGCATTCGCTTTGTACGATAATTTTTGGATTGATGacgaaaaacaaaaatacaaactaCATCTTGAAGATTTCAGTGGTACTGCTG GTGATGCTCTAAAACCACACAACGagaaagaattttatacaaagGACCAACCAGGGAACTCTAGACCGTCTAAGCAGCATGAAGGCGGTTGGTGGTATAATGTGCATCCAAGTACAAATTTAAATGCTCTCTACAGATATGGCTCGGATAAGCCAAAGTCTCAAGATGGCATTGCATGGCATACATTTGGGGGAAGCTTCACATCTTTGGCCTCCACTGAAATTAGGATCAGAGCTACTCCGTTCTAA